Within the Gracilinema caldarium DSM 7334 genome, the region CACTCCTTAAGTGCTTGTTTTTAGGATTCTGGATGAGCCTGGCCCTAGTGATCCTGCGGCGCCATGGCCTGAAGCTCCGATTGAAGTTCCGGATAGCCTGGGCATGGGGCCAGTAAAAAAGCCAGCCGTTCCATCAAAACCGAAGGGTCAAGGCCGGTAAGACGGGAAAGTTCATCAATATATTGATGAACCTGTTCCTGTGCCCCCGCCTTTGTTCCGCTGATACCACACTGCCAGTGGGCCGCCAGGCTTTTCAGCTTTTCGTAGGGCAGATCCTTCCGGAGGAGGTTGAGCAGGGCCCGGGACTGGAGCATGTTCTCTAGACAGCGATCGGGATGCACCTGCAGGGCGGGCAGAAGATCCCGGGACAGGGCTGTAAGGGCCCGTTCAAGGTCGGTGCCTGCGTCGATAAAGGCATCGACCATAAAGGGGGTAAAGGCATTCAGCTGAAGAAAGCCCTCCTCGGTATAGTGCACAATGGAAGCTGCACGATGTTGAGCCCGAATAGCGAGTCCCATGGCATATTCAAGCAGAACCGGATTGGTTTTTACCGGCATGGCGGTGGAGCCCCATTGCAGGGCGGGATGTTCCAGTTCCCCCACCACAGTGGATGTATAAAACATGAGGTCTCTGCAGATTTTTATCAGGTTTGTCCCCACCAGGGCAAACCCGTTGGCGACCTCCGCAAAATCATCCCGCTGTGCAACCGCATCGGTCAGGTTCTGGCTCCGCTGAAGGGGAAGGCCTGTCAGGCGGCGCAGGTGCTGTTCTGCAGAAAAAAGATAAACCGGGGAAGCGCCGTGGCCTGTACCGGTGGCGGTTCCCCCAAGCGGAATAGTCCGTATTCGTTCCTTGAGCTTGCCCAGGCGCCAGCGGTCCCGCTCGGCAGAACCGGCCCAGGCGGAAGCCACCTGGGAAAGGTCCATGGGAAGGGCATCCTGACATTCGGTGCGGCCCATGATGGTAATACCGCGCCAGGCCTGTTCCCGTGCTACCAAAGCCTCCTGCAGATCAATGACCGCCCTTTCGAGACTCTGAAGGCGCCTGAAAATGACGATAATGGCGGCGGTACTGACCACATCGTTGGTAGATTGGGATCGGGCCCCATCATCGAGGAAATGAAACAGATCGGTCCTTCCCAGCCGCTGTCCCACTTCATCCGCCAAAACTTCGCAGATATTCATATGCAGGCTCGTTCCAGCCCCACCCTGGGCGAGGTTCAGGGGGAATCGATGATCCAGCTTGCCAGCGCGGATATCTCCCAGGACCTGACAGACCGAATCAAAGACCGGCTCCGGCCAGGGCCTTTCCGTATCCTGCAAGGCCCGGAGAGCCGCTTCCTTAACTTCCGCCAGAGCCTGAATAAACTCTGGCGGGGTCTGGCCCTGGCCGAAATTACGGATTGCCGCCTGGGTTTGGGGGCAGTTATGCACATCGTAGTTATGTTCATCAAAATTATGTTCATTATTATTGATGGAAACCTTACTCATCCTTCACTGCTCCTGCACGCACTGTGGTCACCACCGGCAGGGCATCGCCCCGTTCCCAGCTGAGACGAAGTCCCCGGCCCATAACCCGAACCGAGAGACAACCCACACACTGAAAGCCCGATTCATCAATACAAATCTTACCGGGATATAACAGGTAGTGTTTTTTATGCACCACCGGGGTGATGTTCGGCATGAGCACATTGGCCCCCGCTTCGAGCATCTGTTCCCGGCCTTCCGGGTGGATGGTCCCTGCGGCAGTAGTAGCCGGGATATGACAGGCCGGAAGCGCAAGCCTGAGCAGTGCCGTAGCCCGGACGGCCCGTTCCAGATCACCTCCGGCCGCATCCCGAAGGGGCGTTTCCGGATGGGGTATAAAGGGCCCTACCCCACCCATCTCCATTCCGAGGCGCTGGGCAAGGAGTACATTGTTGATGAGGGTCTCCCCGGTCTCGCCGGGCAGGCCTGTCATGAAACCGGAACCGAGCTGGAGCCCCGCCGCCCGGACATCCTCAAGAGCCTTAAGCCGCTGTTCCAGGCTGAGGCCGTTCCGGAGATAGCGGTGCAGTTCCGGATCGGCGGTCTCGAACCGCATCAGGTAGCGGTCAGCCCCCGCCGCCTTCAGTTCCTCATACTGGCGGCGGCTTCTGATACCGAAGCTCAAGGTAATGGCAGCCTCCGGCCCGGCGGCGGTCCGGGCGGTTTCGGCCAGGCGCAGAAGGCCATCCCCCGCAAGGGCCGGGTCTTCGCCCCCCTGCAGCACAAAGGTCATAAAGCCGGCCCGCCGCCCCGCCGCTATGGTCGCAGCCAGTTCTTCATGGCTCAGCCGGTACCGGACCGCCCTTGTGTTGCTCCGCCGGATGCCGCAATAAAGGCAGTCCATGGCACAGTGATTGGTTACTTCGATAAGGCCCCGGAGGAGGACCTTGTTGCCGTGAACCCTGTCGGCGGCTGCCCGAGCTAGGGCCTTCAGTTCTTCAAGAGGCAGCCGGGCCAGTTCCCGGATTTCGGACTCGCTTGCGGCGGATATACTGGCAATAGACGCCTGCGGGGTGCCGGGACCGCGGATAAGCTGCGCAGGATCGGCGCTTCCGTTCATCAATATGGAGCTTATAGCGGCTTTACTCATAGATACAGGTCCCGGGCTCCCGCTTCGGTTTCCTTAAGGGCCTTTTCCAGGTACACCTTACCCTTGGTGGTGGCCTCCTCTTTCATCCGCTCAATGAGGGCCAGGCCCTTTTCCCGGGTTGCGGGGCTTGCATAGTCGTAGAGGTATTCCGCAAAGGACACGAGCCCATTGGGGAGGCAGAACTCCTTGATAAGCCCCGGCTTTGCCAGATCCATAAAATCTGCCCCGGTCCGCCCCTTTCGGTAACAGCCGGTGCAGAAACTGGGTACATAGCCGTCATCGATAAGGTCCGATATGGTTTCTTCCAGGCCCCGCAGGTCTCCGATAGCGAACTGGGCGGGGTGCTGATGCTCTTCGGCGGAGCCCTTCTGTGCATTCTGTTCATCCTCATAGCCCCCCGGATCGGTCCGGGAACCGGCGGAGATTTGGCTCACCCCGTAGGCCAGAAGTTCCTTGCGGAATTCGGTCCGTTCCCGGGTAGAAAGGATGATCCCCACCGATGGCCGGGCGATACGGAGGATGGCCACGATTTTACGGAAGTCATCATCGGAGACCGGGTTCGGCACCACCTCAGCCCAGGGTGCCCCCGGAGCATATTCGATGCGGGGGACGCTCACCGTGTGGGGTCCCCAGCCGAAGGTTTCTTCCAGGTGCCGGGCATGTTCCAAGAGGGCCACCAGTTCATAGCGCCAGGAACCTAGCCCAAAGAGGGCGCCGAGGCCGATGTCATCACAGCCCCCTTCCATAGCCCGGTCCATCACATAGAGCCGGTAGAGGTAGTCTGCCTTGGGCCCTGACGGATGGGCCCGCCGGTATAGCTCCGGGTCATAGGTTTCCTGAAAACAGACATAGGTGCCGATTTGAGCCTGCTTGAGCGCCCGAAAGCCTTCTACATCCAAAGGAGCTAGCTCCACATTGATGCGCCGAACCCGGGCGGTACCTACCCGTACCGCATAAACCGTTTCGATAGCCTTAAGGGTATAGTCCAGCGACTGTTTTGGAGATTCGCCGCAGATAATGAGGAGCCGTTTATGACCCTGGGAAAGAAGTATCTCTGTCTGATGGGCAATCTCATCCATGGAAAGGACAACCCGTTTCATATCCCGGTTATCCACACGGAAGCCGCAATAGACACAATTATTAACGCAGTAATTTCCTGTATACAGGGGCGCAAAAAGGACCATCCGCTTGCCGTAAATCTGCTCCTTTACCCAGCCTGCGGTTGCCAGCAGGGCTTGCATCTGGTCAGGGTCGCTGATGGCCGCCAGTTCCGCCGCTTCTTCCGCAGTAAGACCCTGCAAAGTCCGGGCCTTTGCAAGAATTGCATCGACCCGATCTGGGGTCGGCGCGGGAAGCCGGGACAGTTCAGAAAGCTTGTTATAGTCCAGAAAGGTTGATGGATGAACAGAGCTGGCTCTGTCTGCTCCTGTGTGGCTTGCCGCAGCCGCCACCGGTTCATCAAGATGGTTCAGTGTTTTCATTGGCATCCTCCCGATATCCCGTCAGAACCGACTTGACCTGAACGCCCGCCAGGCGCCCCAGGGGGCCCGTAAGGGCACCGATCTGGTCTGTCGTTCCTTCGACGACGAGGGAAATAACCTGGACACCCTTGTCCCGAAAGGGCATGCCCAGTCTTCCCTGTATGATGTGGTTGTGGGATGAGAGGATGTGATTAACCTGGTCGACCGACTCGCGGCCTTGAATAAGGATGGCTACAACGCCAATTCTCTTCTCCATTGGAAACTCCTTTGGATCTGATATGGACAGATGAAGTACACCTTGAGGTTGGGACAATCCTCCCTCTCAGTGGCTCTTATTATATCGATTATTTTTTATCGAGTCAAGGGTGAGGCAGCACCGGAGCCTGGGCTGGTTATGTTACCGTTAGTGGGGGGCCCGTCTGGGGAAACTACGGGGGCCCCTGTATCCCCGTAGTTTTCCCAGACACCCCCTGTTACCGGTTCTCACCCGCCCAGGCTCCGCCCTTTAGCGGAGGGGGGAGAAGGACGGAAGCGGGAAGCTATAAGGAAATTTTGAAACAAATACGAGGGTAGCCGCAGGGAACCTGAGCGGCGGATGGGAGTAAGGGTTTACCATCGCTGAAAGTGTGGGAAGGGGGCTTACGAAAAAAGTAGCATGGGGTGTCTGTGGGAAATATGGGGGATTCAGGGGGTCCCCCATATTTCCCACAGACAGGACCCCTAGTACAATTATATGAAGCCCCCTTCCCGCAAGTGGAAAATTATGATTGCCTGCTTCTTACCTCTAGTGCTATCATTATTTCATGCAACAGTCCCACGACCGGGGATACCGGACCTTATTTACAAATGTTGAGCTCGTCCAGCAGTTACTCGAGTCCTTTGTCCATGAAAGTTGGGTCAAGGATATCGATTTTTCTCAGGCATCCCTGTTTGACACTTCTATCATTTCTCCGGTCTATCAAAAAACTGAATCTGATGTTATCTGGCGTCTCCCCCTCTTTTCTGGTTCCGAAATATACCTCCTGCTCCTCCTGGAGTTCCAATCTAAGGTCGACCCCTTCATGGCCTTCAGGATGCTACAGTACATCATACAGATCTATCACAGCTTAAGAAAGCAAAACCCTAAGCTCACGAGCTTTCCACCGGTTTTTCCTGTGGTACTCTACAACGGTGAAAAACCCTGGACTGCTCCGGTACAATTTGCAGACCTGGTCTATCCGCAGATTGGGGGGACCTATATTCCTCAGTTCCAGTATTTTAAGCTTGCGGAGAACGAATTTAAGCGGGAAGAGCTTTTGCGTCTTAAAAACCTGATAAGTGCCCTGTTTTTAATAGAAACATCGACGGTAGAAGACTATCCCTCGACAATAGAACAAATTGTGGATATATTAGAAAAGGTAAGTCCTGACTTGTATAAAGAAATAGTCCGGTGGTTATGGCACACCATAGGCCAGGAAGCGCCGCCAGAACTGGATAAACTCCCCAGAACGAAGGAGGTACCGACGATGTTAGCGGCTGAACTGCAGAGAGAACGGGAAGCAATACGACAGAAAAGTTTACTCGAAGGACTCCAGAAAGGTAAACTTGAAGGTAAACTTGAAGGTAAGCAAGAAGGCAAACTCGAAGGAATACTTGAAAACAAGAAAGAAACCGCCCGTAAGTTAAAAGCCCGCGGTATGGCTGTACAGGATATTGCTGATATTACCGGCTTAAGTATTGAACTGATTCAGACTTTATAACGGTTCCGGAGCCTGGGCGGGTTGTAGACAAGTTGCTGAGGGGTCCTGGCACTGCGAACATAGGGGCCCTTTAATTCCCTATGTTCTCCGCGCCACCCCCCAGCACCATTTCTCACCCGCCCAGGCTCCGGCTTTCAGCGGAGGGGGGGCCTGGCTTCAGCATCCATGCTGACGCAGAACTCTAGCAACAGAGTTCTGCGGGAAAATAGTGGCCCGACATCCCTGTCGGGCGGGGTCCCCTTAGTCCCCGTAGTTTCCCCAGCCACCCCCTGTTACCGTTTCTCACTCGCCCAGGCTCCGGGCTTTTTGCGGAGGGGGAGAGAGATGAAAATTAGGGGTTAACAGCTATTTCTTTTTGCTGCGATAGAATAAACCGCATTATCTTCTCTTATGGAAATAACAATAATTCTCATAATATCCTCATTTTTAACAGTATCAAGCTTATAAACAAATCTTAGCCCTAAACCTTTAAGCTTAATTTTAAAAAGCCCGGTTAAATTTTTATTATTTTTGTTACCTAGCGGTTTTCCATATCCACCTTCTGTAAAAGGTTTTGGATTCTCTGAAACTTTAATTATTGCTTTTAATACAATTTTTCTTTGAGAACCATCTAATTGCTCTAGTTCTATCTTTGCCTCTGGATGATATTCGATTTTCCACATGGATTACTCCAGATCAACATCAATTTCCTTTAGATCATCCTCAGAAATATTCATATCTTTCAAAATGTCTTCATGGGAGATATAGTCCACTTTTTGCGATAATCTTTTATTTGCCTCAAGAAGTAATAAGGCGTCTTCATATTTTTCCATCATTTCCTGGTATTCCTTTGGGCTAATTAAAACGCATTCCGGCGCATTATTCTTTACAACTATTTTTATCCCCTTCGTTTTAACTTCTTTAAAAATTTTATTTGCCTCACCTTTATTAAACCGGCTAATAGGAACTATAGAATCTAAAAGATTCACTGCCTTAAAAACAGCCATCATCTCCCCCAATACGCAGGTATTATATACAATATTTTAATTTACATATTTATTGTTAATTATAACGATATATTTATTAATTTTCAACCAAAACAGTTATACCAGTTCCGGAGCCTGGGCGGGTTTTCTACCTTGGACTGGGGGTCCTGTCTGCAGCATCCGTGCTTCAGCATCCCTGCTGACGCAGAAATCTGGCAACAGAGTTCTGCGCGCATGTGGTAGCCCGACATCCCTGTCGGGCGGGGATCATGGGGTCCCCAGACTGTACCAAGGCAGGACCCCCGGTAAAATTTAAAAAACTCCCTTTCCGCAATTAAGACAGCCTGGCTTTTACCAATTATTCACCGCAGCGTAAAGGTAAAGCCATTCAGGACGGTGCTGGTGGCCCGATTGCCTCTGAGGATCTCGGTCATGGGCAGATAGTGGCCCTGGTCTAAGAGACTGATAAAAATACTTCCCGTATCGGGATTGATAATCCAGTACTCCCGCACACCGGAGCGCTCATAGGCCTGTTTCTTTATTGTTAAATCCTTGTAGGCGGTGGAATCGGAGAGAACCTCCACAATAAAGTCCGGTGCGCCATGGATGCCGTCGTCTTTGATTTTCTCAGAATCACAGACCACAAAGACATCGGGTTGAACCACGGTCTCCTCATTTTCAGCCGATGCATCAGGCAGATATACATCGACGGGGGATATAAAGGGCTGGCAAGGTTTCCCTTCCAGAAAATTAAAAAGTGACGCAGCAAATTGTAAGGTCAACCGCTGATGAGGTACCCGCAGTGCAGGGCTCATATTGTAGGCCACACCACCGATGAGCTCCCAGCGTTCATCCCCGGGCCAGGCATTCCGCTGTGCAATGGTAAAGCGTTCACCCTGTTTAAGTGCGGATGTACCCTCTATTTCAGACATGTAAGGCCTCCTTAATATTCTTCAAAATCACTATCAGAAACCGAAATATCTCCTTTAATTACTCTGCCACTGCCATTTTCTTCATTTGAATTCAGCGGGATATCAATATTGTTACGAATCTCAGTTGATTCGAGCTTTGTAACATTTGAAAGTTTGGAGCTAACCCGTTGAGGTTGATAGGAAACCGGTAAGGCTTCTCTGCTTATATTTACTTTCGATTTATTTTCCATAACAAAGGATGAGGGGTTCTCTTCCAGGCGCAAATAATTAATTGTTTCATGTAATCGTTGTGATTGGGTCATCAATTCTTCTGCTGTAGTTGCAAGTTGTTCACTGGCTGCAGCATTATGTTGAATTACCGTATCAAATTGTATAACCGCTTGATTAATCTGCTCAATGCCCGCACTTTGTTCTCGACTCGCTATAGAAATTTCCTGGACCAATTCACTGGTTTTTTGAATACCGGGAACAATTTTATCAAATAACTGCCCTGCATTTTCAGCGATGCTGACGCTGCGGGATGTTAAAATTCCAATCTCCTTTGTAGCTTCTTTTGAACGATCTGCTAATTTGCCAACCTCTTTGGCAACTACAGAAAAACCTTTTCCTTGTTCACCCGCACGGGCTGCTTCAATGCTTGCATTAAGAGAAAGCATATTGGTCTGCCGGGCAATTTCTTCAATTATTCCGATTTTTTGTACAATTTCTTTCATAGCCTCAACAGTCTCTTTCACTGCCCCTGCCCCATTTTGAACATCCTTGCTTGCCTGGGTTGCGATTTTTTCTGCTACCATTGCATTTTCTGCATTTTGTTTGATATTTGCAGCAATTTCTTCGATAGCAGAAGATATTTCTTCCGCATTCGAGGCTTGTTCAGTAGCTCCCTGAGAAAGACTTTGTGAACTCTGACCAATCTGTTGACTTCCTTGAGCAACTTGCAGTGATGCACTCTGAATTCCGATGATAATCGAACGAAGGTTTTCCACCATTTTTTTCATCGATAATCCTAGAGCATCTTCTGCTGAAGAAAGCGGTATCTCTACATAAAGATTTCCCTTCCCAAGTTGGTCAAGAATATCCGCTTTATTTTGAAGAGAATGAATCATCGTTGCAAAGGCTCGAGAAAAACGGTCCTTTTCACTTGCAATTCGTACTTCCTGATCCATAATGCCATCGGCAATAGCTAAGGCTATTTTTTCCTTTTCTTGAATATAGTTAATCATATCAATCATTGCACGCCCTGTTGCACCAAGTTCATCTTTACGGCGGGCTATAGTTCGGAAGGTTTTTTGATCAATATCTTCTAAAGCAATATCCCCAAACGAAATATGAGAAGCGACGGTCGTTGTATAATGAATCGGCCGACCGATATGGATGCTCATCAGAATAGTTATTCCAATGATAAAAACTAGGGTTATACAAAAGATGAAAACAAGAAATAAAATTGCTCCCTGAAAGGTATGTACAGCCTGGTCAGCTATTTTTTGGGCATTTCCGTTTACTAGATCCTGAAGCTTATCAATTTCATTTCGCATAGCACTAAACAGCTCTTTCGCTTTTCCAAATGCAAGATCTCGAGCCTGAAAACGCAACTTAGGATCAGCAGATGAGGCTAATTCAATTACCTTTCGAGCTTCCTTTTCCCACTGAGATCGAGCTGAAAGATAAGCCTGAAATCCTTCTTGTTCTTCAGAGGTCTTTGCAAGTTTATGATATAGTTCAGAACGGTCGAGAGATTGTTTAAAATTTTCTTCCCAGCTTGCGAGGCTCTTCTTAAACGCATCCTCTTGAGGGGATAATAACAAGAGATTTCTTTCTGCCTCAATTAATTGATAGAGGTCCCTATCAGCTTGATCCAAATTATCTATAGAAATGGTAATATTTTTAGCGTAATCATCAAAATGACCAAGCAGCGACACCATTGTAGAATAGCTTAATACAGAGATGCCAACCATACAAAGCGCTATTACACTATAGCTTATACTTAATTTATATCCAATCTTCATAGGTCATCTCCTTTTCTTTTGGTTAATACAAGTATAAAAGAAAAAGATTTTAATGCAAATAAATAGATGAACTACTCCTGGATCGCCGCAACATCCGTTCTTTGCAGAGAAAACTGGGCCTTGCGTTTCAGCATCCCGATGACCAGCTGTTCATGGCCACGGTCCGGCAGGATGTAAAATTTTGGCCCCGCAGGGGAGATGCTCCACAACCGAACCCTGCTGGAATCGGCAGGGCTTGAACTCCCCCTGGGGTTTCAGAAAAGATAGATACTTTATTTTATCAAAAGATCATACACTTCCTGGGCACTCTTGGCTTGCTGCAGCAGGGTTCTTGTTTTTTCATCTCCTAGCACAGCCCCCAGGCTTGCCAGAACCTGCATATGGGGAGCCTCTTCACCAGAGGGAGTAAGGATCATAGCCAGAATGTGTACCTGACTTCCATCTATGGTCTGGAAATCGATACCCCGTTTATGAATACCGATCGCCAGGGTCTGTGTATTCACACCAGCGGTTCGAGCGTGGGGCAGAGCGATACCATGCTCCATACCGGTGCTCATCCGTTCTTCCCGGTCAATGATATCTTTCATTAATTGATTTTTATCACTGACTTTTCCAGCCCTCTCCAACAGGTCCACCAATTCTTCAATAACCTCATATTTGGTGTCCCCTTTAAGCTCTGTGGTAATACAATTAAGATCCAATATCTTTTTGAATGCCACATCTTTCCGGCCGGTCTGCACATGCAATTCCTGACGTAATTTTTCAGGGTCAAAGCTTTCCTTTAATTTCTCAAAATTGCTGTCCAGTTGAACCATGACTTCATGAAGCATCGATTTAACCAGTGAAGCATCTACAGGGTCGGTTTCAATTCGAATGGTTTTATCATTGGTAACAAGGGAAAAGGAAATATCACCCTTCCGGATATGGCTAATTTCGTCCCGGATGCTCATGTGCTGAACAAAAAATCCTTCCCGTTCCAATTCCCTCAGGAAGGTTGATGAAACGAGCTCAGCCAGTTCACGGGTGGGAAGAACAATTTCGATACTTTCAGTCTCATTCCCCTTGGCTTCCTTTTTCGTGCCCTGGCCGCCCTTGGTAAGAGCCACGTTGAGCAAAGGCGGAGCTACGATACTGGTTACCATGGTCATAAGAATACTGACACCAAAAATAGAAGGTTCAAGAACACCTGCAGCAAGCCCAATTCCAGAAATGATCAAGGCGACTTCTCCTCGAGGAACCATACCTAAACCAATGCGCAGGGCACCGCGGAAGTTGAATCCTAAAAAGAGGGCAGGTAATCCTGCACCAATAATCTTCGCGATGATTGCAAAAAGAGTATAGACACCACCGAAAACAAGCACTGGAGGGGACAGCATTTGACGGACATCTACCATCATACCCATCACAGCGAAAAAAACTGGTACAAAGAAATCGTAGAGAGGTTTAGTTTTATCCATGATGAGATAGGCAATATCGGTTTTTGAAAGACTCACTCCAACGATATATGCACCGATAATCATGGCAAGGCCCTGCATTTCAAAAAACCCTGCTAAAATGAGAGCGAGCCCTAAGGCTAATATGGGATAGTGGGCATCACCACCAATTTTTTTGAGCCCTTCTCCAAGCTTTTTACCAAATACCAAACCAAGAGCGGTAAAACCAAGCCATAAACCAAAGGCTTTTAATGCAATAGACCCAATTCCCCAGGCTGAAAGCCCTCCAGCCTGATGACCTGTAATTACTGCAACTACACCCATAACGATGGCCAACAGCACAATACCGATAACATCATCGAAGACCGCGGCTGCAAGAATGGTAACTCCCTCGGGAGAATCCATTTTCTTTTTATCTGACAATATCCGTGCGGTAATACCAACACTGGTGGCTGTGCTCATAATACCAAGAAACATCGAACTGGGAGCAAAAAAAGATTGTCCCATAAACAGGGCACCTAAGCCAGCCCCAAATATATAGGAACTGATCACACCACCTAAGCCTATGAGCCCTCCAGCAACGGAGTAGTTCAGAAACATATCGATATCGGTCTCCAATCCAGAAGAAAAAAGGAGGATAATAGAAGCTACCGTCGCAAAGGCATAGAGTACAGGACTCACTGCAAAGCCATCATAGGCCAGGAAGAGTCCATGAGGGAAACCAGGCAGAGGCAAAGAACCCAATGCATAGGGACCAATAATAACGCCGGTAAGTAATTCACCGATTACCGAGGGCATTCCAATTTTAGCGGCCAGAGCTCCACCAGCGCGGACTGCAAAAATAACAATACCCAGTTCGAGTACCAGGGAGGTCATTTGCACCGTCAAATCCGATTCGCCGCCAGTATTTGCAAAGAGCAGTACCGAAGCCCCCACAAGCAAGAATAACATAAGAAAGAAACGTTTCATTTGTTCAACCTCTGGGGAATTATTCTATTATTTTCTCTGTATTAATACAATACCGTTAAATACCGTTTGTTTTTCATATTGATGTTACATTGCTCAAAGGGGCAGCTCGCTTTTTAAAAGCCATGTAACATGATACAATTAATTATTCCCATATAATTTACGCTTTTCGTATTATTTTTTTGCTTTACTACGTTTTTAGTATATAATTACCCTTATTACGGCATCTAATACCTACAGGTTTTAGATGCGACCCTCAGGGAGGATAGCCTATGAAGATCGGTTGTGTGAAAGAAATAAAGAAACATGAATACCGGGTGGGACTTACCCCGTCCTGCGTGGCAGCCTATGCAGCTCGGGGACATGAGGTCTATATACAAAACGGAGCCGGGGAAGGAGCTGGTTTTGAGGATGCTGAATATGCCGCCGCCGGAGCCATACTCATGTCAAAACCGGAGGATATTTATGGCTTCTGTCAGATGATTGTAAAGGTCAAGGAGCCTCAGCCATCAGAATACCCCCTGCTCAGAGAAGGGCAGATTCTCTATACCTACCTGCATCTGGCGGCAGATGAGTCACAGACCAAGGCCCTGTTACACAACAGGGTAACCGCTATTGCCTATGAAACGATCCGGCTCGATGATGGCAGTCTTCCCTGTCTTGCCCCCATGAGCGAAATTGCAGGGCGGCTCAGCGTACAGGAAGGGGCCAAGTATCTGGAACGGCCCTTCGGCGGCAGGGGGATACTCCTGGGAGGTGTTCCCGGCGTTCAGCGGGGCAAGGTTGCCATTCTCGGCGGCGGGGTGGTGGGCACCAATGCGGCCAAAATCGCCCTGGGGATGGGCGCTGAGGTAACCATCCTGG harbors:
- a CDS encoding Rpn family recombination-promoting nuclease/putative transposase, with amino-acid sequence MQQSHDRGYRTLFTNVELVQQLLESFVHESWVKDIDFSQASLFDTSIISPVYQKTESDVIWRLPLFSGSEIYLLLLLEFQSKVDPFMAFRMLQYIIQIYHSLRKQNPKLTSFPPVFPVVLYNGEKPWTAPVQFADLVYPQIGGTYIPQFQYFKLAENEFKREELLRLKNLISALFLIETSTVEDYPSTIEQIVDILEKVSPDLYKEIVRWLWHTIGQEAPPELDKLPRTKEVPTMLAAELQREREAIRQKSLLEGLQKGKLEGKLEGKQEGKLEGILENKKETARKLKARGMAVQDIADITGLSIELIQTL
- the hydE gene encoding [FeFe] hydrogenase H-cluster radical SAM maturase HydE gives rise to the protein MSKAAISSILMNGSADPAQLIRGPGTPQASIASISAASESEIRELARLPLEELKALARAAADRVHGNKVLLRGLIEVTNHCAMDCLYCGIRRSNTRAVRYRLSHEELAATIAAGRRAGFMTFVLQGGEDPALAGDGLLRLAETARTAAGPEAAITLSFGIRSRRQYEELKAAGADRYLMRFETADPELHRYLRNGLSLEQRLKALEDVRAAGLQLGSGFMTGLPGETGETLINNVLLAQRLGMEMGGVGPFIPHPETPLRDAAGGDLERAVRATALLRLALPACHIPATTAAGTIHPEGREQMLEAGANVLMPNITPVVHKKHYLLYPGKICIDESGFQCVGCLSVRVMGRGLRLSWERGDALPVVTTVRAGAVKDE
- a CDS encoding lyase family protein, encoding MSKVSINNNEHNFDEHNYDVHNCPQTQAAIRNFGQGQTPPEFIQALAEVKEAALRALQDTERPWPEPVFDSVCQVLGDIRAGKLDHRFPLNLAQGGAGTSLHMNICEVLADEVGQRLGRTDLFHFLDDGARSQSTNDVVSTAAIIVIFRRLQSLERAVIDLQEALVAREQAWRGITIMGRTECQDALPMDLSQVASAWAGSAERDRWRLGKLKERIRTIPLGGTATGTGHGASPVYLFSAEQHLRRLTGLPLQRSQNLTDAVAQRDDFAEVANGFALVGTNLIKICRDLMFYTSTVVGELEHPALQWGSTAMPVKTNPVLLEYAMGLAIRAQHRAASIVHYTEEGFLQLNAFTPFMVDAFIDAGTDLERALTALSRDLLPALQVHPDRCLENMLQSRALLNLLRKDLPYEKLKSLAAHWQCGISGTKAGAQEQVHQYIDELSRLTGLDPSVLMERLAFLLAPCPGYPELQSELQAMAPQDH
- the hydG gene encoding [FeFe] hydrogenase H-cluster radical SAM maturase HydG, whose amino-acid sequence is MKTLNHLDEPVAAAASHTGADRASSVHPSTFLDYNKLSELSRLPAPTPDRVDAILAKARTLQGLTAEEAAELAAISDPDQMQALLATAGWVKEQIYGKRMVLFAPLYTGNYCVNNCVYCGFRVDNRDMKRVVLSMDEIAHQTEILLSQGHKRLLIICGESPKQSLDYTLKAIETVYAVRVGTARVRRINVELAPLDVEGFRALKQAQIGTYVCFQETYDPELYRRAHPSGPKADYLYRLYVMDRAMEGGCDDIGLGALFGLGSWRYELVALLEHARHLEETFGWGPHTVSVPRIEYAPGAPWAEVVPNPVSDDDFRKIVAILRIARPSVGIILSTRERTEFRKELLAYGVSQISAGSRTDPGGYEDEQNAQKGSAEEHQHPAQFAIGDLRGLEETISDLIDDGYVPSFCTGCYRKGRTGADFMDLAKPGLIKEFCLPNGLVSFAEYLYDYASPATREKGLALIERMKEEATTKGKVYLEKALKETEAGARDLYL
- a CDS encoding Uma2 family endonuclease; the protein is MSEIEGTSALKQGERFTIAQRNAWPGDERWELIGGVAYNMSPALRVPHQRLTLQFAASLFNFLEGKPCQPFISPVDVYLPDASAENEETVVQPDVFVVCDSEKIKDDGIHGAPDFIVEVLSDSTAYKDLTIKKQAYERSGVREYWIINPDTGSIFISLLDQGHYLPMTEILRGNRATSTVLNGFTFTLR
- a CDS encoding type II toxin-antitoxin system Phd/YefM family antitoxin; the encoded protein is MMAVFKAVNLLDSIVPISRFNKGEANKIFKEVKTKGIKIVVKNNAPECVLISPKEYQEMMEKYEDALLLLEANKRLSQKVDYISHEDILKDMNISEDDLKEIDVDLE
- a CDS encoding TM1266 family iron-only hydrogenase system putative regulator — protein: MEKRIGVVAILIQGRESVDQVNHILSSHNHIIQGRLGMPFRDKGVQVISLVVEGTTDQIGALTGPLGRLAGVQVKSVLTGYREDANENTEPS
- a CDS encoding type II toxin-antitoxin system RelE family toxin; amino-acid sequence: MWKIEYHPEAKIELEQLDGSQRKIVLKAIIKVSENPKPFTEGGYGKPLGNKNNKNLTGLFKIKLKGLGLRFVYKLDTVKNEDIMRIIVISIREDNAVYSIAAKRNSC